In the genome of Aspergillus luchuensis IFO 4308 DNA, chromosome 2, nearly complete sequence, one region contains:
- a CDS encoding uncharacterized protein (COG:S;~EggNog:ENOG410PU02) — translation MSTTTTPSKPNRITPEEQLQFLLSCIRHSNSGKIDFTVVAQECNIITKAAAAKRYERLLKSHGINSSGGSLPSANSTPAKKRTGASTSTTTATESTTPSTPTKGRKRKADGISDASKKAKGLKKMAVARAESLMQKKQHAGVGIKKEEDDDETEEDEEVKAALWEEGLSDPVHGDGEELAVKEEELAVKEEEEAVDGEEEGVEGDDVEVYEA, via the exons ATgtctaccaccactaccccaTCCAAGCCCAACCGCATCACCCCGGAAGAGCAGcttcaattcctcctcaGCTGCATCCGCCACTCTAACAGCGGCAAG ATTGACTTCACCGTCGTCGCACAAGAATGCAATATCATCACCAAGGCCGCTGC AGCCAAGCGCTACGAACGCCTCCTCAAATCGCATGGCATCAACAGCTCAGGCGGCTCACTCCCCTCTGCCAACAGCACGCCCGCTAAGAAGCGGACCGGGGCTAGTACCAGCACTACTACCGCTACAGAGAGCACGACTCCATCCACCCCTACCAAGGGCAGAAAGCGCAAGGCCGATGGCATCAGCGATGcatcgaagaaggccaaggggttgaagaagatggctgtCGCTAGGGCTGAGAGtttgatgcagaagaagcagcatgCTGGTGTTGggatcaagaaggaggaagacgatgatgagactgaggaggatgaggaggtgaaggcggctttgtgggaggagggactcTCTGATCCGgttcatggtgatggtgaggagttggctgtgaaggaggaggagttggctgtgaaggaggaggaggaggctgtggatggtgaggaggagggggttgagggcgatgatgtggaggtgtATGAGGCTTGA
- a CDS encoding uncharacterized protein (COG:S;~EggNog:ENOG410PR7E) — protein MESRSPTPTKTTVKPSASAGIMKPDLTMNHQVENDFASPTNPSSATSTASNYRRTKSMMSVDEPAVKFLYTIMKQLDLRTIDWALVASQLNISNGHAARMRYSRLKGQLENQGPNQKAARPKRVENRRSARASSSRAGATTVPATSYPDFEPFVPIKEEIKEEVKEESYGETMPRMADIPLAPPHAMHPGPFFPHMAYPWGFYYPHRYSMDEYNMYTPMGGFAGSFYQQQNHEQPYLPTSMASVGWEAYKSEPEDEEKKLDEIKEEPVDQGKSVDREAKEELSDRKSDITVIED, from the exons ATGGAAAGCCGGAGCCCAACTCCTACCAAGACCACCGTCAAGCCCAGTGCGTCTG CAGGTATCATGAAGCCCGACCTAACCATGAATCATCAAGTCGAGAATGATTTCGCATCTCCAACGAATCCATCATCGGCTACGTCCACCGCTTCCAATTACAGACGCACCAAGTCTATGATGTCGGTCGATGAGCCGGCTGTAAAGTTCTTGTACACCATTATGAAACAGTTGGACTTGAGAACG ATCGACTGGGCCTTGGTTGCCTCGCAGCTGAATATCTCCAATGGGCATGCTGCAAGAATGCGGTACTCGCGGCTCAAAGGCCAGCTGGAAAATCAAGGGCCCAACCAGAAAGCGGCGCGTCCTAAGAGAGTCGAGAACAGAAGGTCAGCCAGAGCTAGCTCCAGTAGGGCAGGGGCCACAACGGTGCCGGCGACTTCTTACCCTGACTTTGAACCTTTCGTCCCCATTaaggaggaaatcaaggaggaggtcaaggaggagaGTTACGGTGAGACAATGCCTCGTATGGCAGATATACCTCTCGCTCCTCCTCATGCCATGCATCCGGGACCGTTCTTCCCCCATATGGCATATCCTTGGGGATTCTACTACCCGCACAGATACAGTATGGATGAATACAACATGTACACACCGATGGGAGGATTTGCAGGTAGTTtctaccagcagcagaatcATGAGCAGCCGTACTTGCCAACTTCTATGGCTTCAGTTGGCTGGGAGGCCTATAAGTCTGAGccagaagacgaggagaagaagctggacgAGATCAAAGAAGAACCGGTCGACCAGGGCAAGAGTGTAGATAGGGAGGCCAAGGAGGAATTATCGGACAGAAAGTCGGATATTACTGTCATTGAGGACTGA
- a CDS encoding ketohexokinase (COG:G;~EggNog:ENOG410PKFM;~InterPro:IPR029056,IPR002173,IPR011611,IPR034093;~PFAM:PF00294;~go_function: GO:0004454 - ketohexokinase activity [Evidence IEA];~go_function: GO:0016773 - phosphotransferase activity, alcohol group as acceptor [Evidence IEA];~go_process: GO:0006000 - fructose metabolic process [Evidence IEA]), which yields MSLVAIGACYVDTILTTPHYPGEDDKLRASSISRRRGGNCPNSLEVLKQLTTNDPSTTDVSLNLIAVLPAKTSTAAQEIQSAFKPHVDLSHCIFREAFNEPASSYIIKSELSGSRTIVNYNELPEMTVDEFTQIAGNLTNPTWFHFEGRIPDVTLSCIRYLRQRYPSATISVEVEKPGREGLQKLAEEADVVFYSKSWAQGNGYHTAEECVRKESTLTRKASLLCCTWGQDGAVAFEPKTQTSVHSPAYSAANFQVIDPIGAGDTFIAGMLYALIYRGSEWSLSEKLGFANRLAGMKVSQEGFSGLARALESFP from the exons ATGTCCTTGGTCGCAATAGGTGCATGCTATGTGGATACAATCCTAAC AACACCCCACTATCcgggagaagatgataagCTACGAGCTTCCAGCATCTCTCGTCGGAGGGGAGGTAACTGTCCAAACTCTCTGGAAGTCTTGAAGCAGTTAACAACGAACGACCCTTCAACCACTGATGTCTCCCTGAACCTGATTGCTGTCCTACCTGCGAAGACGTCTACAGCTGCCCAAGAGATTCAGTCAGCATTCAAGCCCCACGTTGACCTGTCTCATTGTATCTTTCGAGAGGCCTTCAATGAGCCTGCCTCAAGTTACATCATCAAGAGTGAATTGTCTGGCAGTCGTACCATTGTCAACTACAATGAACTGCCTGAGATGACCGTGGATGAGTTTACCCAGATTGCAGGCAATCTCACCAACCCAACTTGGTTCCATTTCGAG GGTCGGATACCTGACGTGACTTTATCATGTATCCGATATCTCCGTCAGCGGTACCCATCTGCGACTATCAGCGTCGAGGTTGAGAAACCTGGGCGCGAGGGTTTGCAGAAACTAGCAGAGGAAGCTGACGTAGTTTTCTACTCGAAGAGTTGGGCTCAA GGAAACGGATATCATACTGCTGAAGAATGTGTTCGGAAAGAATCGACACTGACACGAAAAGC GTCCTTGCTGTGCTGCACTTGGGGTCAAGACGGTGCTGTGGCTTTTGAGCCCAAGACACAGACTTCAGTTCATAGTCCTGCATATTCTGCAGCAAACTTTCAAGTCATCGA CCCGATTGGCGCAGGTGACACTTTTATAGCCGGTATGCTATACGCACTAATCTATCGAGGAAGTGAATGGAGCCTGTCAGAGAAATTAGGCTTTGCCAATCGACTCGCGGGTATGAAGGTCTCCCAGGAGGGGTTTTCAGGGCTTGCAAGAGCTTTGGAATCTTTTCCTTAG
- a CDS encoding uncharacterized protein (COG:S;~EggNog:ENOG410PGAN) yields the protein MAPSSRSSRPIRSSRTQVQSYHEESSSEGRDDEDTQSDEERARRLSLSLRPRNSARMPKSYREESTDDDFDATNDEPEAVVPTIDAPEHLNYPFTETNSRSAPSRAPRNRTVKTRSQTKNVEKRTGRRRIELGRPLKKRRKVEEDNTPIVTSGVIPPWQTLPYHILFDIFSCAASPLMDEKTASRHSSVQWLVNIALMCHAFHEPALAALYHCPPLLPAAKAHALLQLLAKPQDSLSTNYVNKVKELHVDVESLLFYKSGPTLGYFELSRLIEQTPQVKTLRLYHKEDYFLGGSPWLNPRSRWTYPDSLFTSLVSSSIHLRSWEWNSRFMETRQLLPIMLEKHLQPAFHRLQELRLLHLTSEDADGDESGSDENEVVLATALRELPDLRRLDFVQCSIVNEYLFPNLPMELTSLTINNCDNVTAMNLGSFLFSHGHHLQILDLRHNRHLSLAFAVNLAESCKNLQKFKMDISMYDASSYHDVEPHFQTLLDLSTGVPTWPSTLQDIELIQLRKWDDTTAEVFFGTLIDAASELRNLRRLVISAILKIGWRDRASFREKWIGKLEKTFLRRSPPPDPNLRSIPRAAPQSDANHQSRNPQAEETHTHSDTQHSGLSTPSKRKSARLALRKFSETGDDETENAEKQQSREASDKPLTARQGMCDVVMVRIDNQRPSETQYNEGDFLDDELSGDEDWNGNDLDVNDGRHAW from the coding sequence ATGGCTCCGTCATCGAGATCGTCTCGTCCCATCCGTTCCAGTCGCACCCAAGTCCAATCCTACCATGAAGAAAGCAGCTCCGAAGGTCgtgatgacgaagatacCCAGTCAGACGAGGAACGAGCGAGGCGCTTGTCGCTTTCGCTGCGCCCCCGCAACTCAGCTCGCATGCCCAAATCCTACCGTGAGGAATCCACTGACGATGACTTTGATGCCACCAATGATGAGCCGGAGGCTGTAGTCCCTACGATTGACGCCCCTGAGCATCTTAATTACCCGTTTACTGAGACGAACAGTCGTTCTGCGCCATCACGAGCCCCGCGCAACCGAACGGTGAAGACTCGCTCCCAGACAAAGAACGTGGAGAAGCGCACGGGTCGGAGACGTATCGAGCTTGGCCGACCGCTCAAAAAACGTAggaaggttgaggaagatAATACGCCGATTGTTACGTCGGGGGTCATTCCACCATGGCAAACTCTCCCATACCACATACTCTTTGATATCTTCTCCTGTGCAGCGAGCCCACTAATGGATGAAAAGACCGCGAGTAGGCATAGCTCCGTCCAGTGGCTCGTGAACATTGCTTTGATGTGTCATGCGTTTCATGAACCTGCGCTGGCGGCTCTCTATCATTGTCCTCCCCTCCTGCCAGCAGCTAAGGCCCATGCTTTGCTACAGCTACTGGCTAAGCCCCAAGACTCTCTTTCCACTAACTACGTTAACAAGGTCAAAGAACTGCATGTTGACGTTGAGAGTCTTTTATTTTACAAGAGCGGACCGACTCTGGGATATTTTGAGTTGTCAAGGCTAATTGAACAAACCCCTCAGGTCAAAACACTGCGTCTCTACCATAAAGAAGATTACTTTCTGGGCGGCTCCCCCTGGCTGAACCCAAGGTCGAGATGGACATACCCAGATTCTCTCTTTACATCACTGGTCTCCAGTTCAATACACCTACGGTCATGGGAATGGAACAGTCGTTTCATGGAGACCAGACAGTTGCTACCCATAATGCTGGAAAAACACTTGCAGCCCGCATTTCATAGACTCCAGGAACTTCGATTGTTGCACTTGACTTCAGAGGACGCAGATGGTGACGAGTCGGGCTCCGATGAAAACGAAGTGGTTCTCGCGACAGCCCTACGAGAACTCCCAGATCTGCGCCGTTTGGATTTTGTACAATGTTCCATTGTAAACGAGTACCTCTTCCCCAACTTGCCCATGGAACTTACTTCACTCACTATCAACAATTGCGACAACGTCACTGCCATGAATCTTGGctcatttctcttctcccatgGTCATCATCTACAGATCTTAGATCTGAGACATAACCGCCATCTAAGCCTAGCCTTCGCTGTGAATCTTGCAGAGTCCTGCAAGAATCTCCAGAAGTTCAAGATGGATATATCCATGTATGATGCGTCAAGCTATCACGACGTCGAACCCCATTTTCAAACCCTGCTTGACCTGTCAACCGGTGTTCCAACCTGGCCATCCACGCTGCAGGACATTGAATTGATTCAGTTGCGCAAATGGGACGATACGACAGCCGAGGTCTTCTTTGGGACGCTCATCGATGCAGCGTCCGAACTGCGAAATTTGCGACGACTTGTGATCAGTGCAATCCTCAAGATCGGCTGGCGAGATCGTGCGTCCTTCCGAGAAAAATGGATCGGAAAGTTAGAGAAGACGTTTTTACGACGAAGTCCACCCCCGGACCCCAACCTGCGTTCTATCCCTCGCGCCGCTCCGCAATCAGATGCAAACCACCAGAGTCGTAATCCACAAGCCGAGGAGACTCATACGCACTCTGACACCCAACATAGCGGGCTTTCGACGCCATCTAAACGCAAGAGCGCGCGTCTTGCTCTGAGGAAATTTTCCGAGAccggcgatgatgagacCGAAAACGCAGAGAAGCAGCAATCTCGGGAGGCCAGCGACAAACCACTGACTGCGAGACAAGGCATGTGTGATGTTGTGATGGTCCGCATTGACAATCAGCGTCCGTCTGAGACACAATACAATGAGGGGGATTTCCTCGACGACGAGCTAAGTGGCGATGAAGACTGGAATGGGAATGATTTGGATGTCAATGATGGGAGACACGCGTGGTAA
- a CDS encoding CVNH domain-containing protein (COG:S;~EggNog:ENOG410PRXH;~InterPro:IPR011058,IPR036673;~PFAM:PF08881) — MSFYRTAEDISLKDDHILVARVANEDGEMVESEFDLNSCIGNDEGRFLWGGNDFAGSAEDISFAIEGADNVPVLRARLSNSEGEQFDADVNLAEHITNNNGTLEYQEESLL, encoded by the exons ATGAGCTTCTACCGTACCGCCGAGGACATCAGCCTCAAGGACGACCACATCCTGGTCGCCAGGGTCGCCaacgaagatggagagatggtGGAATCCGAATTCGACCTTAACTCGTGCATCGGAAACGACGAGG GTCGCTTCCTGTGGGGCGGCAACGACTTCGCTGGCAGCGCCGAAGACATCAGCTTCGCCATCGAGGGCGCGGACAATGTTCCCGTTCTGAGAGCCAGGCTCTCCAACTCCGAGGGCGAGCAGTTTGACGCTGATGTCAACTTGGCCGAGcacatcaccaacaacaacggTACCCTGGAGTACCAGGAGGAGTCCCTGTTGTAA
- the abp2 gene encoding putative ARS binding protein Abp2 (COG:S;~EggNog:ENOG410PHT4;~InterPro:IPR018562;~PFAM:PF09441), which produces MESSFPNVMNQPVPPERTELGPPPMVIQQYSRYPPALEPGLHSASPIGSARTHIAPSKSPPLARKATPRSLQASPTGPRPIAPPPPPPPPPAMVAHSGPSISPPMYDSIRPRPPRESMDQTETRSLPSRDLTDSSIDDAYIMFVFYCNPNVPLSVDTSELRKNFRCPPRSDGKSFSIFALWELIRKLDSKELKTWIQLAIELGVEPPSLEKKQSTQKVQQYAVRLKRWMRAMHVDAFFEYCLGHPHPYYTHLPPANVISDSRDGVPLEEDLALRALVPQWRPKRGRKRAEEENERLAMAKRPHLDPIMGVLQPGPFPGPPTPYPPGALPFSTFPDEMGSHDPWMGSAPTFPPEGTSEPSSQSNQDLRWRPIERDSSPGSYPHSAIAPRSQHESEVFIQPAEPRSAVTMSSSGEKARPKRRHGPAVSSAWPSNTGSNGKTRGRPPNRGTVSGPFSSFPVNPNRTDPSHLPGPGLRNSPAMLLDQDSAGRFNHSPFQQSPTPFHFGPKPDKLQLQVPPHAGTPVRLATPPTLMVNGINNAPGSTKLEGQGPQRNGTLAPLNDFMSNVGVTNPSAYANRNSVPHADISSDDVVRALSSELLRGKTTGRPAPISTEEARALAMSVVSSLATTYAKLPAGLAALMSALHLGLGQQFGYPGVTDSLMTVNIKSEPAVTSGTPSTDGSPNYVYTISHEYKHGLRFSTKVTYGDLSISTPTPDSHKLDLTPRVTEELEASIAEADSMTDAEFEVDAENSTPDATWKQRYLKLRAQVQRKERMLSQYKRKILESVMADI; this is translated from the exons ATGGAATCTTCCTTTCCCAACGTGATGAACCAACCTGTGCCGCCGGAACGGACTGAATTAGGGCCTCCACCCATGGTCATCCAACAGTACTCAAGGTATCCTCCGGCTCTGGAGCCTGGTTTACATAGCGCTTCTCCCATAGGCAGTGCTCGCACTCACATAGCTCCCTCAAAGTCTCCACCTCTGGCGCGCAAAGCTACCCCGCGCAGTCTTCAGGCATCGCCAACCGGCCCACGGCCGATagcgccgcctcctccaccacctcctccacctgcaaTGGTGGCGCACTCAGGACCCTCGATCTCGCCTCCAATGTATGATTCTATTCGTCCACGGCCGCCACGGGAGTCGATGGACCAGACAGAAACACGATCCCTGCCATCTCGCGATCTGACTGACAGCTCCATTGATGACGCCTACATCATGTTTGTCTTCTATTGCAATCCAAATGTCCCTTTATCCGTGGATACCTCAGAGCTCCGCAAGAACTTTCGCTGCCCACCCCGAAGTGATGGCAAGAGTTTCAGTATATTCGCATTGTGGGAGCTTATTCGGAAGCTAGATAGTAAGGAGCTAAAGACATGGATACAACTGGCGATCGAGCTGGGGGTAGAACCGCCTTCcttggagaagaaacagaGCACCCAAAAGGTCCAGCAATATGCTGTTCGGCTCAAG CGCTGGATGCGCGCAATGCACGTTGATGCATTTTTCGAGTATTGTCTTGGTCACCCGCATCCCTATTACACCCACCTTCCGCCTGCCAATGTGATCAGCGACAGCCGCGATGGAGTACCactggaagaagatcttgCGCTACGGGCTCTGGTTCCGCAATGGAGGCCGAAAAGGGGCCGGAAGCGAGCCgaggaagaaaacgaaaGACTAGCCATGGCGAAAAGGCCCCATCTCGATCCAATAATGGGCGTGCTGCAGCCAGGGCCATTCCCAGGTCCTCCAACACCATATCCACCAGGTGCGCTGCCATTTAGCACCTTCCCTGACGAGATGGGATCGCATGATCCGTGGATGGGCAGCGCACCTACATTCCCACCGGAAGGGACTTCTGAGCCTTCGTCGCAGTCGAACCAGGACCTGCGGTGGCGACCTATCGAACGAGATTCGTCCCCAGGGAGTTATCCGCATTCTGCTATAGCACCCAGGAGCCAGCATGAGTCTGAAGTCTTCATTCAGCCTGCAGAGCCGCGCTCAGCGGTCAcaatgtcttcttctgggGAAAAGGCGCGACCCAAACGACGCCACGGCCCGGCAGTGTCATCTGCCTGGCCTAGTAATACCGGTAGCAATGGAAAGACCAGAGGTCGGCCACCAAATCGAGGAACTGTCTCTGGACCATTCTCCTCGTTCCCAGTCAATCCGAATCGCACTGATCCATCCCATTTACCGGGTCCAGGGCTTCGGAACTCCCCTGCTATGCTCCTCGATCAGGACTCTGCCGGTCGATTCAATCACTCCCCTTTCCAGCAGTCCCCTACGCCGTTCCATTTCGGTCCCAAGCCAGATAAATTACAGCTTCAGGTACCGCCTCATGCCGGCACACCTGTCCGTCTGGCAACCCCTCCTACCCTAATGGTCAACGGTATCAACAATGCTCCTGGGTCAACGAAATTGGAGGGACAAGGACCGCAGCGTAACGGTACTCTGGCCCCTCTAAACGACTTCATGAGCAATGTGGGCGTCACCAACCCATCTGCCTACGCGAACCGCAATAGCGTACCACATGCGGATATATCTTCCGATGATGTTGTGCGTGCACTGTCAAGTGAACTTCTTCGCGGAAAGACCACCGGTCGGCCTGCTCCAATTAGCACCGAAGAAGCCCGGGCTCTAGCAATGTCTGTAGTGTCCAGCTTGGCCACTACATATGCCAAGCTACCAGCCGGCTTGGCGGCGCTCATGTCCGCCTTGCATCTTGGGCTTGGACAGCAATTTGGCTATCCAGGGGTGACGGACAGCTTGATGACTGTGAACATCAAATCAGAGCCTGCTGTAACCTCAGGCACACCAAGCACCGACGGGAGCCCCAACTATGTGTACACCATCTCTCATGAGTACAAGCACGGACTTCGGTTCTCGACGAAGGTTACGTACGGAGACCTGAGCATCAGCACCCCGACTCCAGACAGTCACAAGCTGGACCTTACGCCCCGGGTAACCGAGGAACTGGAAGCCAGCATCGCAGAAGCCGACAGCATGACAGATGCAGAATTTGAAGTGGATGCGGAGAATTCCACCCCCGACGCAACGTGGAAACAACGCTACCTCAAGCTCCGAGCGCAGGTGCAGCGAAAGGAGCGAATGCTGTCGCAATATAAGCGCAAAATCCTTGAGTCTGTGATGGCAGACATCTAA
- a CDS encoding uncharacterized protein (COG:S;~EggNog:ENOG410PMB2;~InterPro:IPR011009,IPR002575;~PFAM:PF01636), giving the protein MRPRMRFDDVAWEQAEEVSDNWLLQFLDHDVLVPIGYFMLDQNGCKGNNFNILEKGSYNISFQLKNEHEATIIRLSQPGAVFFPEEKVMNEVATMRYLADKTSIPIPFIHHSGTKKESPLELSPFIIMDYIEHETNMCYALNSPGRPKEERGVLDPAISDDRLRMLYGEMADILLQLSIPSLPRIGSLSQINDFTWDVTRRPLSMNMNELVRVGSLPQTKLPDIHTTYTTTSSYLEALADLNLEHLIHQRNDSVDSADDCRRRFVARQLFRKLARDKRLNNPALDKGPFKPWCDDLRPANVLLHGDLKLAGVVDWEFTYAAPAEFSYAPPWWLLIEKPEYWSEGLEDWIKKFDFRLKAFLKVMKEHEDNAIKKNRLKENQRLSNHMRESWESGDFWVIYAVTHSFAFDAIYWQKIDPRFFGPTVDYEEAWRDRLDLLDEQERDKMEELVSRKLEEMESRVLAWDPDEYTMAFHQHLKERKEKEDEGACEGD; this is encoded by the coding sequence ATGCGACCCCGAATGCGTTTCGATGATGTGGCCTGGGAACAAGCCGAGGAAGTATCAGACAATTGGCTGCTTCAATTCCTCGACCATGACGTCCTAGTGCCGATCGGATATTTCATGCTCGATCAGAATGGATGCAAGGGGAACAATTTCAACATACTCGAGAAAGGCTCATATAACATTTCGTTTCAATTGAAGAACGAACATGAAGCTACCATTATTCGCCTGTCGCAGCCCGGCGCTGTCTTCTTCCCAGAGGAGAAAGTCATGAATGAGGTTGCTACCATGCGATATCTCGCGGACAAGACATCAATACCCATACCATTTATCCATCACTCGggaacaaagaaagagagtccACTCGAGTTGAGTCCATTTATTATCATGGATTATATCGAACATGAGACAAATATGTGCTACGCTCTCAATAGTCCGGGACGCCCGAAAGAAGAACGCGGGGTCCTAGATCCGGCTATCAGCGATGACAGGCTTCGGATGCTCTATGGGGAAATGGCGGACATCTTACTCCAgctttccattccatctctaCCTCGGATAGGCTCTCTCAGCCAGATCAATGACTTCACCTGGGACGTAACACGTCGGCCTTTATCCATGAACATGAACGAACTCGTCCGAGTCGGGAGCCTACCACAGACGAAACTTCCTGACATACACACTACATACACTACAACTTCTTCGTATCTCGAAGCTCTCGCAGATCTCAATCTCGAgcatctcatccaccaacGAAACGATTCCGTGGACTCTGCAGACGACTGCCGACGAAGATTTGTGGCGAGGCAGCTGTTTCGTAAACTTGCCAGGGACAAGCGACTCAACAATCCTGCGCTCGACAAAGGGCCATTCAAACCATGGTGTGATGATTTACGCCCAGCTAACGTGCTTCTGCATGGAGATTTGAAACTTGCTGGCGTGGTCGATTGGGAGTTCACATACGCTGCACCCGCCGAGTTTTCTTATGCGCCTCCCTGGTGGTTGCTCATAGAGAAACCCGAGTACTGGTCAGAGGGTCTCGAAGATTGGATCAAAAAGTTCGACTTCCGACTGAAGGCGTTCCTTAAGGTGATGAAGGAACATGAAGACAATGCGATAAAAAAGAATCGATTGAAGGAGAATCAACGGCTGTCGAACCACATGCGCGAGAGCTGGGAAAGTGGGGATTTCTGGGTTATATATGCAGTAACGCATAGTTTTGCCTTTGATGCAATCTACTGGCAAAAGATAGACCCACGATTTTTTGGACCTACAGTGGACTACGAGGAAGCATGGAGAGATAGACTTGATCTGCTAGATGAACAGGAAAGGGATAAGATGGAAGAGTTAGTGTCACGGAAGttggaagaaatggaaagtAGAGTTTTGGCTTGGGACCCGGATGAATATACGATGGCCTTTCACCAGCATTTGAAGGAgcggaaagagaaggaagatgagggggCATGCGAGGGGGACTAG
- the BRX1 gene encoding ribosome biogenesis protein BRX1 (COG:J;~EggNog:ENOG410PGS3;~InterPro:IPR007109,IPR026532;~PFAM:PF04427), producing the protein MASVYKTISKKAARQLAKEEEFDEEDVEMEELLDNADDTTDSESDEETTTESAKKQLAQGFMPKTRVLMLTSRGVTYRHRHLLADLASLLPHTHKESKLDTKKKTAGYNLLLNSLADLHSCNVIFFLEARKQGQDLYLWLARPPNGPTIKFHVANLHTMAELNAGFSGNCLKGGRGLVVFDRSFDEQGPLMSQPGNEYRGLIREMLRGVFCVPKRGVKGMKPFIDRIIGVFGVDGKIWIRVYEIRESEAGKKSEDGADAKPAPKSKDGQPEVSLVEIGPRFVLTPIVILEGSFGGPVIYENKEYVSPNQVRREVRMSKAARYAKRRDVQTDRFAKRSTLGLGEGERKPDALDTRQLFK; encoded by the exons ATGGCATCTGTTTACAAGACTATTTCGAAGAAGGCAGCTCGTCAGctcgccaaggaggaggagtttgatgaggaagatgtcgagATGGAGGAACTTCTCGACAATGCCGACGACACCACCGACAGTGAAAGCGATGAAGAAACTACGACCGAATCGGCCAAGAAGCAGCTCGCTCAGGGATTCATGCCCAAGACTCGTGTACTGATGCTGACCTCCCGAGGTGTGACATACCG CCATCGACACCTGCTCGCCGACCTTGCGTCTCTGCTCCCTCACACTCACAAGGAAAGCAAACTCGataccaagaagaagaccgctGGATACAACCTGCTCCTTAACTCTCTTGCCGACCTTCACTCCTGCAACGTGATTTTCTTCCTCGAGGCTCGTAAGCAGGGTCAGGACTTGTACCTTTGGCTTGCTCGCCCTCCCAACGGACCGACGATCAAGTTCCACGTCGCCAACTTGCACACAATGGCCGAATTGAATGCTGGTTTCAGCGGCAACTGCCTCAAGGGTGGCCGTGGTCTTGTTGTTTTCGATCGCTCTTTCGACGAACAGGGTCCGCTCATGAGCCAACCCGGCAACGAATACCGGGGTCTGATCAGAGAGATGCTGCGCGGGGTCTTCTGTGTCCCTAAGCGTGGTGTTAAGGGCATGAAGCCGTTCATTGACCGCATCATTGGTGTCTTTGGTGTGGATGGCAAGATCTGGATCCGTGTCTACGAGATCCGTGAGTCTGAGGCTGGAAAGAAGTCTGAGGATGGTGCAGATGCCAAGCCCGCTCCCAAGAGCAAGGACGGCCAGCCGGAGGTTTCTCTGGTCGAGATCGGCCCCCGCTTTGTTCTTACGCCTATTGTCATCTTGGAGGGCAGCTTTGGCGGTCCTGTCATCTACGAGAACAAGGAGTACGTGAGCCCGAACCAGGTCCGTCGCGAGGTCCGCATGAGCAAGGCTGCTCGCTACGCCAAGCGCAGAGATGTGCAGACCGACCGGTTCGCGAAGCGGTCGACCCTGGGACTGGGAGAAGGCGAGAGGAAGCCGGATGCGCTCGACACGAGGCAACTGTTTAAGTGA